A stretch of the Flavobacterium sp. 5 genome encodes the following:
- the rnr gene encoding ribonuclease R gives MSKRLRKPIKKEKDFSDKIIKILSQSANKAFNYKQIASKLELDDTQSRNQIIKDLKILASSKKIIETEPGKYLIKAASKEYYEGTIDMTGRKTAYFICPEFTEDVFIPSINLNHALDKDTVKVYVYNKRSGKRAEGEVIEIIERHKTDFVGVIDIQKNFSFVSTANPKMYTDIFIPKDKIGDAEQGDVVLVHIEDWPKRADSPFGKVVKVLGKPGDHDTEIHAILAEYGLPAEFPIEVETYAQKIDTSIEASEIAKRRDMRDILTFTIDPKDAKDFDDALSFKKLENGNYEIGIHIADVSYYLEEGTILDDEAYQRATSVYLVDRVVPMLPEVLSNFACSLRPQEEKYTFSAIFEITEKSQVVNQWFGRTVIFSDQRFAYEEAQYIIETKDNTIPMETSITGSSYVVSDEIVEATLKMDELAKIFRRKRMNEGAISFDKVEVKFNLDAEGEPEGVYFKVSKDANHLIEEFMLLANRKVAEYIGKQKKTFIYRIHDEPNEDKLIAMQNLIAKFGYKIDFRNKGDISKSLNALMEEVNGKKEQNLIDTLAIRSMSKAKYSTDNIGHYGLAFEYYSHFTSPIRRYPDVMVHRLLQFYLDGGKSVDEETYETKCLHSSTMEGLATNAERDSIKYMQVKYMQNHQDQEFLGVISGVTEWGIYVEIIENKCEGMVRTRDIKEDYYTFDEKQYALVGSNSNKLLQLGDEIYVKVKNADLVKKQLDFNFIRRNE, from the coding sequence ATGAGTAAAAGATTAAGAAAGCCGATAAAGAAAGAGAAGGATTTCTCAGATAAAATTATAAAAATATTATCGCAAAGTGCCAATAAAGCCTTTAATTATAAGCAAATAGCAAGTAAATTAGAATTAGACGACACTCAAAGTCGCAATCAGATTATAAAAGATTTAAAAATTTTAGCTTCTTCCAAGAAGATTATTGAAACTGAACCTGGTAAATATTTAATAAAAGCTGCAAGTAAAGAATATTACGAAGGAACAATTGATATGACAGGTCGAAAAACGGCTTATTTTATTTGTCCTGAGTTTACTGAGGACGTTTTTATTCCATCGATTAATTTGAACCATGCTCTAGATAAAGATACTGTAAAAGTGTATGTTTATAATAAACGAAGTGGTAAACGGGCTGAAGGTGAAGTTATTGAAATCATTGAAAGACATAAAACTGATTTCGTTGGAGTAATAGATATTCAGAAGAATTTTTCGTTTGTTTCTACCGCCAATCCAAAAATGTACACCGATATTTTTATTCCAAAAGATAAAATAGGTGATGCCGAACAAGGAGATGTAGTTTTAGTCCATATCGAAGATTGGCCAAAAAGAGCCGATAGTCCTTTTGGAAAAGTGGTGAAAGTACTTGGAAAACCTGGAGATCATGATACCGAAATTCATGCTATTTTAGCTGAATACGGTTTACCAGCTGAGTTTCCTATTGAAGTAGAAACCTATGCACAAAAAATAGATACTTCGATTGAAGCTAGTGAAATAGCCAAACGTCGTGATATGCGAGATATATTAACTTTTACAATTGACCCGAAAGATGCTAAAGATTTTGATGATGCATTGTCTTTCAAAAAGTTAGAAAATGGAAACTATGAAATTGGTATTCATATTGCCGATGTTTCGTATTATTTAGAAGAAGGAACTATCCTTGATGATGAAGCGTATCAACGTGCAACCTCTGTTTATTTAGTGGATAGAGTAGTACCAATGTTACCTGAAGTTCTTTCTAATTTTGCCTGTTCATTGCGTCCGCAAGAGGAAAAATATACGTTTTCAGCAATATTTGAAATTACCGAAAAAAGCCAAGTTGTCAATCAATGGTTTGGTAGAACTGTTATTTTTTCTGACCAGCGTTTTGCTTACGAAGAGGCACAATATATCATCGAAACTAAAGATAATACCATTCCTATGGAAACTTCTATCACAGGAAGTTCTTATGTTGTTTCTGATGAAATAGTGGAAGCTACTTTGAAAATGGATGAATTAGCTAAAATATTCAGAAGAAAAAGAATGAATGAAGGCGCTATTTCTTTTGATAAAGTAGAAGTAAAATTCAACTTGGATGCAGAAGGAGAGCCAGAAGGAGTGTATTTTAAAGTTTCAAAAGATGCCAATCATCTGATTGAAGAATTTATGTTATTGGCTAATAGAAAAGTAGCAGAATACATAGGTAAACAAAAGAAAACGTTCATTTACAGGATTCACGATGAACCCAATGAAGACAAATTAATAGCGATGCAAAATCTTATTGCTAAGTTTGGTTATAAAATTGATTTCAGAAATAAAGGAGATATTTCTAAATCTTTGAATGCTTTGATGGAAGAAGTTAATGGTAAAAAAGAGCAAAATCTTATTGATACTTTAGCCATTCGTTCTATGAGTAAAGCCAAATATTCTACTGATAATATTGGACATTACGGACTTGCATTTGAATATTATTCACATTTTACATCTCCAATTCGTCGTTATCCAGACGTTATGGTACATCGTTTATTGCAGTTTTATTTAGACGGTGGTAAATCGGTTGATGAAGAGACTTATGAAACTAAATGTTTACATTCCTCTACTATGGAAGGTTTAGCAACAAATGCCGAAAGAGATTCTATAAAATATATGCAGGTAAAATACATGCAAAATCATCAGGATCAGGAATTTTTAGGTGTTATTTCAGGAGTTACTGAGTGGGGAATTTATGTAGAAATAATTGAAAACAAATGTGAAGGTATGGTAAGAACCCGTGATATAAAAGAGGATTACTACACTTTTGATGAAAAACAATATGCTTTAGTTGGATCTAATTCTAATAAATTATTACAATTGGGTGATGAAATTTATGTAAAAGTAAAAAACGCTGATTTAGTTAAAAAACAATTGGATTTCAATTTCATAAGAAGAAACGAATAG
- a CDS encoding DUF2007 domain-containing protein yields the protein MKGFKTIAIFNYSHEIVVIKHILDQEEIHYFFENEYIVSIDPLASFAYGGIQLKVHPNDFQQVQEILDNLNTKLSIV from the coding sequence ATGAAAGGCTTTAAAACGATTGCTATCTTTAATTATTCACATGAGATTGTGGTAATTAAACATATTTTGGATCAGGAAGAAATTCATTATTTTTTCGAAAACGAATACATTGTTTCCATCGATCCATTGGCAAGCTTCGCTTATGGCGGAATTCAGCTAAAAGTACATCCAAACGATTTTCAACAAGTTCAGGAAATTCTGGACAATCTAAATACTAAACTTTCCATCGTTTAA
- the rpiB gene encoding ribose 5-phosphate isomerase B, translated as MKISIGNDHAGPDYKKAIVQYLESKGHVVTNYGTDSEASVDYPDFGHPVATDVENKKADFGIVICGSGNGIAMTVNKHAGVRAGLCWTKEIAYLTRLHNNANIVSIPARFTSIAQAVEIVDTFLTTEFEGGRHQIRVDKISC; from the coding sequence ATGAAAATTTCTATAGGAAACGACCACGCAGGACCAGATTATAAAAAAGCAATTGTTCAATATTTAGAATCAAAAGGACACGTAGTTACTAATTACGGAACAGATTCAGAAGCTTCTGTTGATTATCCTGATTTTGGACACCCAGTTGCCACTGATGTTGAAAATAAAAAAGCTGATTTTGGAATCGTAATTTGCGGAAGTGGAAACGGTATTGCAATGACTGTTAATAAACACGCTGGAGTGAGAGCAGGTTTGTGTTGGACAAAAGAGATTGCTTATTTAACCCGTTTACATAATAATGCTAATATTGTTAGTATTCCGGCAAGATTTACTTCCATTGCACAAGCGGTAGAAATTGTAGATACTTTTTTAACTACTGAATTTGAAGGAGGAAGACATCAAATTAGAGTTGATAAAATAAGCTGTTAA